A region from the Plasmodium chabaudi chabaudi strain AS genome assembly, chromosome: 2 genome encodes:
- a CDS encoding nucleoside transporter 4, putative: MEYKLEKPEGHKVKAMFFLIGLLLTLPSHVIVNISFLINNIYNEQIFVTVMGILSGCMIVASAFQLLIEITSFTSILVSNAINIINMGLLLIFICVCKTSKYYIYGICAIIGLFIGYLYSACTKYSLLLDLKVNGFLVTGISFSALFVFTINTIISYFIIEDGNIESYYNTIFRSFIAILIIECCILLGIFYIQYNSIYFQDQKKKIEFPAYKYASKSLNDVEKGKKNMNSNNNYGHSGNTSFLKSFKSLFNFSNIIDGARLIKHYYTCLIPISFTILITFIIYPHIIPNGLDKNVSTNYMLMLMYQASDFVFIFLVTVYEHAFKFVKQIYVLIVCLSRVLLVVLSLKIMNSKEGDFIYTTGFITFVVILLGMTNGSLINMSYERINDCFRNSNNKEKKVAVASSFCALSLLTSYALAPWICHVVMHL, translated from the exons ATGGAATATAAGTTGGAAAAGCCTGAAGGACATAAAGTCAAAGCTATGTTCTTTTTAATAGGGTTATTATTAACCTTGCCATCACACGTTATagttaatatatcatttttaattaataatatatacaatgaACAAATATTTGTCACTGTTATGGGAATACTATCAGGATGTATGATTGTAGCATCAGCATTTCAATTATTAATAGAAATAACATCATTTACGTCAATACTAGTTAGTAAtgctataaatataattaacatGGGATTgctattaatatttatatgtgttTGTAAAacatcaaaatattatatatatggtaTATGTGCTATAATTGGTTTATTCATtggatatttatattcgGCTTGCAcaaaatattctttattaCTTGATTTAAAAGTAAATGGATTTTTAGTTACAGGAATTAGTTTTAGTgcattatttgtttttacgattaatacaataatatcgtattttataattgaaGATGGTAATATAGAGTCCTATTATAACACAATATTTCGATCCTTTATtgcaattttaataatcgAATGTTGTATATTGTTgggtatattttatatacaatataattCTATCTATTTCCAagatcaaaaaaaaaaaattgaatttccagcatataaatatgcaagTAAATCACTAAATGATGTAgaaaagggaaaaaaaaatatgaacagcaataataattatggaCATAGTGGAAATACAAGTTTTTTGAAATCTTTTAAAAGtctatttaatttttcaaatataattgATGGTGCAAGATTAATTAAACATTATTATACTTGTTTAATACCCATAAgttttactattttaattacttttattatttatccACACATAA TTCCAAACGGATTAGATAAAAACGTTTCCACAAATTATATGCTCATGTTAATGTATCAAGCCAGTGactttgtatttatttttttagtgaCAGTATATGAACATGCTTTTAAATTTGtcaaacaaatatatgttttaatagTATGCTTAAGCAGAGTATTATTAGTAGTGTTGTCTcttaaaataatgaattcaAAAGAAGGCgattttatatacacaaCTGGGTTTATAACCTTTGTAGTAATTTTGTTAGGAATGACAAATGGGTCATTGATTAATATGAGCTATGAAAGAATAAATGATTGCTTTAGAAATTcgaataataaagaaaaaaaagtagcAGTGGCTTCCTCTTTTTGTGCTTTATCTCTTTTGACAAGTTATGCATTAGCTCCTTGGATTTGTCATGTAGTTATGCATTTATGA
- a CDS encoding vacuolar protein sorting-associated protein 51, putative, whose amino-acid sequence MINNLASKRGGRKSVGYLLNEYYNVENESREIVTDLRIKNRNENVVKGYVSNTRLRKDGNESNTKTKDNPSLENVDTLNEMDELNKKSSEFNADIYFRRLLEKSTLDELINRSKKMEKEIKQNDNSIQSIVYENYNKFIYAGDTVVLLKNSFKDVKEKINLINQHIDCIDNSFKKTNNSISSEIEQVENIIQIKKLLKNIHTIMQTPNKMYSLIVEKKYIEALKLFIELVPFLYQNRHINSFACLYMDCNNLANIACSLYFKFLHNATPNVDKNGNGINNELNKKTEENNMSNDVASASFYENNLKNSFQKLCSSVIPNDEIASCFEAILSYGKEKKVMRNLFIQNRIIALKYLLCNIFNLKNYDHNNMEDVKDDERDDEKGDDIFFVLENNSNIEKAKIGLSTFENITTLVYEHLLQFFFEILDSYENVFLKNENSSSELTHSACTTKLISELNEASIKQSVKSGMVYEKKKKKNDDPTILMDEHSYHELKEMWDTNCDEEVIIIFTKSFFRTLLKLKIDLLYVCNPSGNMIVCCLKRLINNVKQKENEMKVRKSKLSNVLSPILNSYIEKLLYTIMKNHFYKLCYKNSLDIISFYNMCNNNDIHFIVENKNELHHKILLTLCLEVIDLKIFYEEIKEISSDFFIKNIINFVTIYFIFLNKFLSSFMDQFICVYDRVKGHENKNADANFGEPIYENPFLNYKNIYSINCELDEVKNEEAKMGPYKVLSNYFYNSVDINNVNIQNVLKKIKTKLNIDYKEFIIKLVEENVSKLYKINKTKEIYFLLTLVSIFNNFKKEGISKIFTILLDIYNPSSHLVKGNKKLYFSYSLESIFYKDVYPFNLKTEVNSVRSDNFDDSNKINCKHDTSNNLGKNDEVPVLKDGDCLEKVENTSLCKNRGQSLDSTSALNSRNENKMENKFEDSESDWSEGTSGLSENEKIEKDKWTKSIKKFSKNIFHNKCNELANIYIFYYVNRISNIIELCLERWRENIEENSNMISSSFLYVLKNVNDIYYTLNLILGSDKTKDVNKYTYFEEVCKKIKKEINKTIIKEDNPTCTIDNDSNNFKDTNMLSQNGVNIKGSENLEMYMYKLYIAKMKNYKKNIKLQTKQIIFIIIKIVFKNYMEYVRNIHINEYIFKNLKIDFVFYFYFLKHYISKDDENLLFVILNDVLISAVEKMNKQVINSNHTTVYPTYLLDNFYYDIDKNIDLIQNKVIIK is encoded by the coding sequence atgatTAATAATTTAGCTAGCAAAAGAGGGGGGAGAAAGAGTGTTGGATATTTACttaatgaatattataatgtaGAAAATGAGAGTAGAGAGATTGTAACAGATTtgagaattaaaaataggaATGAAAATGTTGTGAAAGGGTATGTGTCAAATACGAGGCTTCGAAAGGATGGGAATGAAAGCAATACAAAGACAAAGGACAATCCTAGCTTGGAAAATGTTGATACTTTAAACGAAATGGATgagttaaataaaaaaagtagcGAGTTTAATgcagatatatattttcgtAGATTGTTAGAAAAAAGTACTCTTgatgaattaataaatagatcgaaaaaaatggaaaaagaaataaaacaaaatgataattcAATACAATCTATagtatatgaaaattataataaatttatatatgcaggGGATACAGtagttttattaaaaaatagttttaaggatgtaaaagaaaaaataaatttaataaatcaacATATAGATTGTATAGATAacagttttaaaaaaacaaataatagtatATCTAGCGAAATTGAACAagtagaaaatataattcaaataaaaaaattattaaaaaatatacacacGATTATGCAAACaccaaataaaatgtattcTTTAATTGTTGagaagaaatatattgaagcattaaaattatttatagaaCTTGTTCCATTCTTATATCAAAATAGGCACATAAATTCATTTGCTTGTCTATATATGGATTGTAATAATTTAGCGAATATCGCATGCTccttatattttaagttCCTTCATAATGCAACTCCAAATGTTGacaaaaatggaaatggTATAAACAATGagttgaataaaaaaacggaagaaaataatatgtctAACGATGTAGCGAGTGCAtcattttatgaaaacaatttgaaaaattcatttcaaaaattatgttcTAGTGTCATACCTAATGATGAAATAGCCTCCTGTTTTGAAGCTATTCTCTCTTACGGTAAAGAAAAGAAAGTAATGAGAAATCTGTTTATTCAAAATCGGATAATTgctttgaaatatttattatgtaatatatttaacctgaaaaattatgacCATAACAATATGGAGGATGTAAAGGATGACGAAAGGGATGACGAAAAGGGTGacgatatttttttcgttttagAAAACAATTCTAATATTGAAAAGGCAAAAATAGGATTGAGCACATTTGAGAATATTACCACGTTGGTATATGAACATTtgttacaatttttttttgaaattctAGATAGCtatgaaaatgtttttttaaaaaatgaaaacagtAGCAGCGAACTTACACATTCAGCATGTACAACTAAATTAATATCTGAACTAAATGAAGCAAGCATAAAACAGTCAGTAAAATCGGGAATGgtgtatgaaaaaaaaaaaaaaaaaaatgatgaccCTACAATATTAATGGATGAACATAGTTATCatgaattaaaagaaatgtGGGATACTAATTGTGATGAAGaagttattataatatttacaaaaagtTTTTTTCGAACTTTGTTGAAACTAAAAattgatttattatatgtgtgtAACCCATCGGGGAATATGATCGTATGCTGTTTAAAAAggttaataaataatgtaaagCAGAAGGAAAACGAAATGAAAGTTCGAAAGTCAAAATTATCTAACGTTTTATCACctattttaaatagttatatagaaaaattgttatatacaattatgaagaaccatttttataaattatgttatAAGAATAGCTTAGATATTATAAGTTTTTATAACAtgtgtaataataatgatattcattttatagttgaaaataaaaatgaattgcATCATAAGATATTGTTAACTCTTTGTTTGGAAGTTAtagatttaaaaatattttatgaagaaataaaagaaatatcttcggatttctttataaagaatattataaattttgtaacgatttattttattttcctaaacaaatttttaagTTCCTTTATGGATCAGTTCATATGTGTATATGATCGAGTAAAGGGCCATgagaataaaaatgcaGATGCTAATTTTGGGGAGcctatatatgaaaatccttttttaaattacaaGAACATATACAGTATTAATTGCGAGCTTGATgaagtaaaaaatgaagaagcAAAAATGGGTCCATACAAAGTATTGTctaactatttttataattctgttgacataaataatgtaaatattcaaaatgttttaaaaaaaataaaaacaaaattaaatatagattataaagaatttattattaaactggttgaagaaaatgtatctaaattatacaaaataaataaaactaaagagatatattttttactaacCTTAGTATCAatatttaacaattttaaaaaagaagggATTTCAAAGATATTTACAATACTgctagatatatataatccaTCTAGCCATTTGGtgaaaggaaataaaaaattatatttttcctaCTCTTTAGAATCGATCTTTTACAAAGATGTGTATCcgtttaatttaaaaacgGAAGTAAATAGCGTGCGTAGTGACAATTTTGATGAttcaaacaaaataaattgcaAACATGACACCTCAAATAACTTAGGTAAGAATGATGAAGTGCCTGTTTTGAAAGATGGTGATTGTTTAGAGAAAGTAGAAAACACGAGTTTGTGTAAAAATCGGGGACAAAGTCTTGATAGTACATCAGCTTTGAACAGTagaaatgaaaacaaaatggaaaataaatttgaagATAGCGAAAGTGATTGGAGTGAAGGTACAAGTGGTTTAAGTGAAAATGAGAAAATCGAAAAAGACAAATGGACAAagagtataaaaaaattttctaaaaatatttttcataataaatgtAACGAACttgcaaatatatatatattttattatgtgaATAGAATATCTAATATTATTGAATTATGTTTGGAAAGATGGAGAGAAAATATAGAAGAGAATAGTAACATGATTAGTTCaagttttttatatgttttaaaaaatgtgaatgatatatattatactttaaatttaattttgggAAGTGATAAAACAAAGGATGTAAATAAGTATACCTATTTTGAGGAAgtgtgtaaaaaaataaaaaaagaaataaataaaacaatcaTTAAAGAAGATAATCCAACTTGTACAATTGACAATGATagtaacaattttaaagatACAAACATGTTATCACAAAATGGAGTGAACATAAAGGGAAGTGAAAATTTAGaaatgtatatgtataagttatatatagccaaaatgaaaaattataaaaaaaatataaaacttcaaactaaacaaattatatttattattataaaaatagtatttaAGAATTATATGGAATATGTTAggaatatacatataaatgaatatatatttaaaaatttaaagatagattttgtattttatttttattttttaaaacattatatttctaaagatgatgaaaatttattatttgtcaTTCTTAATGATGTTTTAATTAGTGCTGTTGAAAAGATGAACAAACAAGTCATTAATTCTAATCATACAACTGTTTATCCGACTTATCTATTggacaatttttattatgacatagacaaaaatatagatttaatacaaaataaagttataataaaataa
- a CDS encoding vacuolar protein sorting-associated protein VTA1, putative: MEGNKEINTKEAKPNMKQIKFILKKSEELEKKHSLASFLCVLYVSEQLNDYVKNNYSDTEAKNLLLNCVEKAERIRPTFDSLDYSKLADLCRQLFLAADKNDRTEEITNKTIHMFFTAQIFYEILNHFQTLNDDEKKKYLYAKYKTIYIKKCFDNDIKPEPGSPKPELEKDQSEDLAEPYEEMPINQENKKKDIQKDKSDEEQMWVKNDIWGEEENYLSFPKNEDSNLLFNNMDNNKIGENNKNRKSVNISQSLKHSQYATNALMFEDVVTAKKELKLALSYLE, translated from the exons atggaaggaaataaggaaataaatacaaaggAAGCAAAACCAAATATGAAACAAATTaagtttattttaaaaaaatctgAAGAacttgaaaaaaaacattcattag CTTCTTTCCTATGCGTCCTCTACGTTTCTGAGCAGCTGAATGATTacgtaaaaaataattacagCGACACAG AGGCAAAAAATCTTTTATTAAACTGTGTGGAGAAAGCTGAACGGATCAGACCAACTTTTGACTCTCTCGATTATAGCAAACTAGCCGATTTGTGTAGAc aattatttttagcGGCTGACAAAAATGATCGAACTGAAGAAATAACAAACAAAACAATACATATGTTTTTCACTgcacaaatattttatgaaatattaaatcattttcaaacattaaatgatgatgaaaaaaaaaaatatttatatgctaaatataaaacaatttatataaagaaatgttttgataatgatataaagcCTGAACCCGGGTCACCAAAACCAGAACTTGAAAAAGACCAATCAGAAG ATTTAGCAGAGCCATATGAAGAAATGCCAATAAACcaagaaaacaaaaaaaaagacatcCAAAAAGACAAAAGTGATGAAGAACAAATGTGGGTAAAAAACGATATTTGGggtgaagaagaaaattatttatcatttccaaaaaatgaagattcaaatttgttatttaataatatggataataataaaatag GTGAAAACAATAAGAATAGGAAAAGTGTGAATATTTCTCAAAGCCTGAAGCATTCACAATATGCTACAAATG CTTTAATGTTCGAAGATGTAGTTACAGCAAAGAAGGAGTTAAAGCTTGCCTTGTCATATTTGGAATAG
- a CDS encoding aspartate--tRNA ligase, putative, with amino-acid sequence MGTMNKRFITQLDKINDIKKNIFIIRKEKKKIINSLFSVKEKQRFLPLIKFNKNFGKFSNSLVLSEFKKLKNFFAYTKIHKIEYVRKGCLKNKDNSNNNKKVDETYNEMASEQVNNNGDIIPDEVNDKKKEKKAKKLEEKQLKLAKKLERENLKNEAAKVLEHVCEDINKENYGYVKLNMMMENGKNIHLYNPEEIYNSLYGTSDLNLEKNIDKNEKREDVESEVNHKSSKLEEGSNLWVRGRIHDIRSKGSLAFIILRNKIYSLQCILDIKNINNDKNMIKWVSNLSLESIVDIYGKLVKPEISIDSTIIKYEIHIQKIFCISKNSKELPFLLKDANMKETNDEATIRVNQDNRLNNRCIDLRTYANYSIFYLQSEICKIFRNYLIDNNFTEIHTPKLLGESSEGGANAFQINYFNQNGFLAQSPQLYKQMCINSGFDRVFEIAPVFRAENSNTYRHLCEYVSLDVEMTYKFDYMENVYFYDSMFKNIFNKLVNNEKNQLFIKNIKNQYPSEDFKWLAVTPIFTYEQAIKILIEHKKLNLQPEEILTYDMTTDMEKELGKIIKQTHNTDYYIIINFPSGLRPFYTMYNEEDPKISNSYDFFMRGEEILSGSQRISDVKVLLDNIKKFNLNPKKLDFYIDSFAYSSYPHSGCGIGLERVLMLFLGLNNIRKTSLFPRDPKRLTP; translated from the coding sequence atGGGTACTATGAACAAACGGTTTATCACACAATtggataaaataaatgatataaaaaaaaatatatttataataaggaaagaaaaaaaaaaaataataaatagctTATTTTCAGTTAAGGAAAAACAACGTTTTTTACCtttgataaaatttaataaaaattttgggAAATTCAGCAATTCATTAGTTCTGAGCGAATttaagaaattaaaaaacttttttgcatatacaaaaatacacaaaatAGAATACGTAAGAAAAGGTTGTTTAAAGAACAAAGATAATAGTAACAATAACAAGAAGGTTGACGAAACTTATAATGAAATGGCATCAGAACAAGTGAATAACAACGGGGATATAATTCCCGATGAAGTaaatgacaaaaaaaaggaaaagaaaGCTAAAAAGTTAGAAGAAAAACAATTGAAATTAgcaaaaaaattggaaagagaaaatttaaaaaacgaAGCTGCAAAAGTTTTAGAACATGTATGtgaagatataaataaagaaaattatggaTATGTTAAACTTAATATGATGAtggaaaatggaaaaaatattcatcttTATAATCcagaagaaatatataattcattatatgGAACTAGCGatttaaatttagaaaaaaacattgacaaaaatgaaaaaagagaaGATGTAGAAAGCGAAGTAAATCATAAGAGTAGTAAGCTTGAGGAAGGATCAAACTTATGGGTAAGAGGTAGAATCCATGATATAAGAAGTAAAGGTTCTTTggcatttattattttaagaaataaaatatattctttacAATGTATActtgatattaaaaatataaataatgacaaaaatatgataaaatggGTTAGTAACTTATCACTTGAATCTATTGTAGatatatatggaaaattaGTTAAACCTGAAATATCTATTGATAgtacaattataaaatatgaaattcatattcaaaaaatattttgcataagtaaaaatagtaaGGAGTTACCATTCTTATTAAAGGATGCAAATATGAAAGAAACAAATGATGAAGCTACTATTCGAGTAAATCAGGATAACAGACTTAATAATAGATGCATCGATTTACGTACATATGCAAATTatagtatattttatttacaatcagaaatatgtaaaatatttagaaattatttaattgataataattttacagAAATCCATACACCTAAATTGCTAGGAGAAAGTAGTGAAGGGGGAGCTAATgcttttcaaataaattattttaatcaAAATGGATTCTTAGCTCAATCTCcacaattatataaacagATGTGTATCAACTCGGGATTTGATCGTGTTTTTGAAATAGCTCCCGTTTTTAGAGCTGAAAATAGTAACACCTATAGACACTTATGTGAATATGTATCGCTAGATGTTGAAATGACATACAAATTTGATTATATggaaaatgtatatttttatgattctatgtttaaaaatatatttaataagctggtaaataatgaaaaaaatcaattatttataaagaatataaaaaatcaatatCCTTCTGAAGATTTCAAATGGCTAGCTGTTACCCCCATATTTACGTATGAACaagcaataaaaatattgatagAACATAAAAAACTTAATTTACAACCAGAAGAAATATTAACATATGATATGACAACAGATATGGAAAAAGAGTTaggaaaaattataaaacaaacACACAATActgattattatattattattaattttccaTCTGGTCTTAGACCATTTTATACAATGTATAATGAGGAAGATCCAAAAATTTCCAATtcatatgatttttttatgagaggtgaagaaatattatcagGTTCACAAAGAATTAGCGATGTAAAAGTTTTATtagataatattaaaaaatttaatttaaatccTAAAAAGCTagatttttatattgattCATTTGCATATTCATCATATCCTCACTCGGGTTGTGGTATAGGTTTAGAGAGAGTTCTCATGCTTTTCCTTGGCCTTAACAACATACGAAAAACATCTCTTTTCCCTCGAGATCCAAAACGTTTAACTCCCTGA
- a CDS encoding seipin domain-containing protein, putative: MSNGNGNERVKEQVGGSIKKCVEGKLENKNIHVKKIKQFFKLKNKYYKLVKKKYRLKIWSCYKVKGRKGEWEGIRRESWRTKYDKQKEFKYYTGIGLFLKKLIDDIFELVKETYVEISSYLKEVFPNINIKYIIYVFFMCILVNITLFICSLFVYFFLYFHIIPQNKYVHRINFSLARDPIDTYLSIEDFCNQKNITSESENTFCLNSQEKKCLKNLNFFLKNENIGEINSNKDMCCFSKNSNNRIDNDFSFFFNKNFNDELKKRKNVFEKNDEDMLSYFYEKNAEYKYLESNILKGEVNFDNVIKTDIERQNNWKIYNYFISFFPKKKNGNKLKIKKGYKVDILLNFSYINNNHNDKLNFLQIDTQVYNYHNSLILKSKKMHMKNKNYDFINKLHLIFNAPFYFFNLFIHNKTKLCLINDHTYVDSFKKIRIYIFPAIQMIDANIVVLVYSNFFYYYIYKHPILCSYIIFLLSFVFIFFNTVLFLFGGMYYYLYNN; the protein is encoded by the coding sequence ATGAGTAATGGAAATGGGAATGAAAGAGTGAAAGAACAAGTAGGGGGTAGCATAAAAAAGTGTGTAGAGGGtaaattagaaaataaaaatattcatgttaaaaaaataaaacaatttttcaaattaaaaaataaatattataaacttgtaaaaaaaaaatatagattaAAGATATGGAGTTGTTATAAAGTGAAGGGTAGGAAAGGTGAGTGGGAAGGAATAAGAAGAGAAAGTTGGAgaacaaaatatgataaacaaaaagaatttaaatattatacagGTATAGggttgtttttaaaaaagttgattgatgatatatttgaattagTTAAAGAAACGTATGTAGAGATAAGTAGCTATTTAAAAGAGGTGTTCCccaatattaatataaaatatattatatatgttttttttatgtgtattttggtaaatataacattatttatttgttcattatttgtttatttctttttgtattttcatataattccACAAAATAAGTATGTGCATAGAATAAACTTTTCTTTGGCACGTGATCCTATTGATACTTATTTAAGTATAGAAGATTTTTGcaaccaaaaaaatataacaagtGAGAGTGAGAACACTTTTTGCCTGAACAGtcaggaaaaaaaatgcttaaaaaatttgaatttttttttaaaaaatgaaaatataggtgaaataaatagtaataaagaCATGTGTtgtttttctaaaaattcaaataataggATAGACAAtgatttttctttcttttttaacaaaaattttaatgatgaattaaaaaaaagaaaaaatgttttcgaaaaaaatgatgaagataTGCTGtcctatttttatgaaaagaatgcagaatataaatatttagaaagtaatatattaaaagggGAAgttaattttgataatgttataaaaacagATATTGAAAGACAGAATAATtggaaaatttataattattttatttcattttttccaaaaaaaaagaatggTAATAAgcttaaaataaaaaaaggatataaagttgatatattattaaatttttcttatataaataacaatcataatgataaattaaattttctacAAATAGACACACaagtatataattatcacAATAgcttaatattaaaaagtaaaaaaatgcatatgaaaaataaaaactatgattttataaataaattgcatttaatttttaatgcgcccttttatttttttaatttatttattcataataaaacaaaattatgtttaatAAATGACCATACATATGTTGactcatttaaaaaaataagaatatatatttttccagCAATACAAATGATTGATGCCAATATTGTTGTATTAGTTtattctaattttttttattattacatttataaACACCCTATTCTTTGTtcttatatcatttttttattatcctttgtatttattttttttaataccgttttgtttttatttggaGGTATGTATTATTACCTGTACAACAATTGA